The following proteins are co-located in the Anser cygnoides isolate HZ-2024a breed goose chromosome 32, Taihu_goose_T2T_genome, whole genome shotgun sequence genome:
- the LOC106048702 gene encoding keratin, type II cytoskeletal 5 produces MSRQSTVRIQRGRSGFSAASAIVPNTCRTSFSSRSVTRVGSCNAGSGFSRVGGGFGSKSLYNVGGCKRISVAGRGGGFYGPAGFGGGAGSVYGCGGGFGMPANLGYGYGAFGGGMGGPGFPAGGIHEVSVNQSLLKPLNLEIDPSIQRIRKEEKEQIKTLNNKFASFIDKVRFLEQQNKVLETKWSLLQEQGMKTVKNNLEPLFETYINNLRMQLNSLLSDKGRLEGELVNTQYLVEDFKKKYEDEINRRTVAENEFVTLKKDVDASYMNKVELQAKVDALTEEINFLRALYEAELSQMQTQISDTSVVLTMDNNRNLDLDSIISEVKAQYEDIANRSRAEAESWYQTKYEELQATAGRHGDDLRNTKQEISELNRHVQRLRSEIDSVKKQCANLKAAIADAEERGELALKDAKAKLAELEDALQQAKADLARQLREYQELMNVKLALDIEIATYRKLLEGEECRLAGDGVPVNISVTRTTVGTGYGGGSNLSMGGGICNMGNSFSCGSGPGVSSTTFGGGSSSSVKFVSTSSTRRSYRS; encoded by the exons ATGTCTCGCCAGTCCACCGTGAGGATTCAGAGGGGAAGAAGTGGCTTCAGCGCTGCTTCAGCCATCGTCCCAAACACCTGCCGCACCAGCTTCAGTTCACGCTCCGTCACCCGGGTCGGAAGCTGCAATGCTGGCAGTGGGTTTTCTAGGGTCGGTGGTGGCTTTGGAAGCAAAAGCCTCTACAATGTTGGAGGATGCAAGAGGATCTCCGTGGCTGGAAGGGGTGGTGGCTTCTACGGACCTGCAGGTTTTGGTGGTGGCGCTGGTAGCGTGTATGGTTGTGGTGGTGGCTTTGGCATGCCAGCTAACCTTGGCTATGGATATGGTGCCTTTGGTGGTGGCATGGGTGGCCCTGGATTCCCTGCTGGGGGCATCCATGAAGTCTCCGTCAACCAGAGCCTTCTGAAACCTCTCAACCTGGAGATTGACCCCAGCATCCAGAGGATCcgaaaggaggagaaggaacaaATCAAAACCCTCAACAACAAATTTGCCTCCTTCATTGACAAG GTCCGATTCCTTGAGCAACAAAACAAAGTGCTGGAAACCAAGTGGAGCCTGCTTCAGGAGCAGGGGatgaaaacagttaaaaacaacTTGGAGCCGCTGTTTGAGACTTACATCAACAACCTCAGGATGCAGCTGAACAGTTTGCTGAGCGACAAGGGAAGGCTGGAGGGAGAGCTCGTCAACACTCAGTACCTGGTTGAGGACTTCAAGAAGAA GTATGAAGATGAAATCAACAGGCGTACAGTTGCAGAGAATGAATTTGTGACACTTAAGAAG GATGTAGATGCTTCCTATATGAACAAGGTTGAACTACAAGCCAAGGTAGATGCGCTGactgaagaaattaatttcctgaGAGCCCTCTACGAAGCA GAGCTGTCTCAGATGCAGACCCAGATCTCCGACACCTCCGTCGTTCTCACCATGGACAACAACCGAAACCTGGACCTGGACAGCATCATCTCGGAGGTCAAAGCTCAGTACGAGGACATCGCCAACAGGAGCCGGGCTGAAGCCGAGTCGTGGTACCAAACCAAG TACGAGGAGCTGCAGGCTACCGCAGGCAGGCACGGGGACGACCTCCGCAACACCAAGCAGGAGATCTCCGAGCTCAACCGCCACGTCCAGAGGCTGCGGTCTGAAATTGACAGCGTGAAGAAACAG TGTGCAAACCTGAAAGCAGCCATCGCAGATGCTGAGGAGCGTGGGGAGCTGGCCCTCAAGGATGCCAAAGCCAAACTGGCCGAGCTGGAGGATGCTCTGCAACAGGCCAAGGCAGACCTGGCCCGGCAGCTGCGCGAGTACCAGGAGCTGATGAACGTCAAGCTGGCCCTGGACATCGAGATCGCGACCTACAGGAAGCTGCTGGAGGGCGAGGAGTGCAG GCTGGCCGGAGATGGCGTCCCAGTGAATATCT CTGTGACCAGAACAACTGTGGGAACAGGATATGGAGGAGGAAGCAACCTCAGCATGGGAGGGGGAATCTGTAACATGGGGAACAGCTTCAGCTGCGGGAGCGGTCCTGGGGTGAGCAGCACCACCTTcggaggtggcagcagctccagcgtGAAGTTTGTCTCGACCTCCTCCACCAGAAGAAGTTACAGAAGCTAA